In uncultured Bacteroides sp., the following proteins share a genomic window:
- the mreC gene encoding rod shape-determining protein MreC: protein MRNLLNFLIKYNYWFLFILLEAASFILLFRFNHYQQSVYFSSANVVVGKFYEVSGGISSYFHLKATNQDLLDRNLLLERQVATLESALRDKGSDSLQIAAVLNALDDSTRIIKAHVINNTLNLVDNYITLDKGYADGIRPEMGVVGAGGVIGIVYLTSAKYSVVISALNSKSSISCKIKGSEYFGYLKWEHGDSSSAYLKDLPRHAEFNLGDTIVTSGYSTVFPAGIMVGTVDDMSDSNDGLSYLVKVKLSTNFGRINNVRVIATARHKKQTELERKAMK from the coding sequence ATGCGAAATTTACTAAACTTTCTCATAAAATATAACTATTGGTTTCTATTTATATTATTAGAAGCTGCTAGTTTTATATTGTTATTTCGTTTTAATCATTATCAACAGAGTGTATATTTCTCTTCGGCCAATGTTGTTGTAGGTAAATTTTATGAGGTCTCTGGCGGAATCTCTTCTTATTTTCATCTTAAAGCAACTAATCAGGATTTGCTTGATCGTAACTTGTTGCTTGAAAGACAAGTTGCTACCCTTGAGAGTGCCCTTAGGGATAAAGGAAGTGATTCGTTGCAAATTGCTGCTGTTTTAAATGCATTGGATGATAGTACTAGAATAATTAAAGCTCATGTTATTAATAATACTTTGAATCTTGTTGATAACTATATCACTTTGGATAAAGGATATGCTGATGGTATTCGTCCTGAGATGGGAGTTGTAGGAGCTGGTGGAGTTATTGGTATTGTATATTTGACTTCTGCTAAATATTCTGTTGTTATTTCTGCCTTAAATAGTAAATCGAGCATTAGTTGTAAAATAAAGGGAAGTGAATATTTTGGTTATTTGAAATGGGAGCATGGTGATTCTAGCTCTGCTTATCTAAAAGATTTGCCTAGACATGCGGAATTTAATTTAGGAGATACGATTGTTACCAGTGGTTATTCTACTGTTTTCCCAGCTGGTATTATGGTTGGAACTGTTGATGATATGTCCGACTCTAATGACGGACTGTCTTATTTGGTAAAGGTCAAGTTGTCTACTAATTTTGGGCGTATTAATAATGTGCGGGTTATTGCTACTGCCAGACATAAAAAGCAAACGGAACTTGAAAGAAAAGCGATGAAATGA
- a CDS encoding gliding motility lipoprotein GldH, translated as MKNRKRNSFYFIIILLLSSSCNNKTVYHSFLHIPDSGWDKNDTLSFNISVKDSMTYLHLSAEVRNKNDYPYQNLYLFIKNNLKDSSTWKIDTLRFLLIDKKGNWLGNGWGSLYQLDKPFDSLFVPHPGTFQIKISHGMKDVSLKGINDIGVRVER; from the coding sequence ATGAAAAACAGAAAAAGGAATAGTTTCTATTTCATCATCATCTTGCTATTATCCAGTAGCTGTAATAACAAGACAGTGTATCACTCTTTCCTACATATTCCTGATTCAGGATGGGATAAGAATGACACACTGTCATTTAACATAAGTGTAAAAGACTCGATGACCTATCTACACTTATCCGCCGAAGTTAGAAACAAGAACGATTATCCTTATCAAAATTTATATCTATTCATCAAAAATAATTTGAAAGATTCTTCAACATGGAAAATCGACACGCTACGATTTTTGTTGATTGACAAGAAAGGTAATTGGTTAGGAAATGGATGGGGAAGTTTATACCAGTTGGACAAACCTTTTGACAGCCTCTTTGTACCTCATCCAGGAACATTCCAAATCAAGATATCACACGGAATGAAAGATGTATCATTAAAAGGGATTAACGATATAGGGGTCAGGGTAGAAAGATAA
- a CDS encoding rod shape-determining protein — protein MGLFSFTQEIAMDLGTANTIIITNGKIVVDEPSVVALDRRTDKMIAVGDKAKMMHEKTHENIRTIRPLRDGVIADFYACEQMMRGMIKMVNTRNHLFSPSLRMVIGVPSGSTEVELRAVRDSAEHAGGRDVYLIFEPMAAAIGIGIDVEVPEGNMIVDIGGGSTEIAVISLGGIVSNNSIRIAGDDLTTDIQEYMSRQHNVKVSERMAERIKINVGAALTELGEDAPEDYIVHGPNRITALPMEVPVCYQEVAHCLEKSISKIETAILSALENTPPELYADIVHNGIYLAGGGALLRGLDKRLTDKINIPFHIAEDPLHAVAKGTGVALKNVDRFSFLMR, from the coding sequence ATGGGATTATTTTCTTTCACTCAAGAAATTGCAATGGACCTTGGTACTGCCAACACTATCATCATTACAAATGGTAAGATTGTAGTGGATGAGCCTTCGGTAGTAGCACTTGATCGTCGGACGGATAAGATGATTGCTGTAGGCGATAAGGCCAAAATGATGCACGAGAAAACTCACGAAAATATACGTACAATTCGCCCATTGCGTGATGGGGTGATCGCTGATTTTTATGCTTGTGAGCAAATGATGCGTGGTATGATAAAGATGGTTAACACCCGTAATCACTTGTTTTCTCCATCTCTCAGAATGGTTATTGGCGTTCCTTCGGGAAGTACTGAAGTTGAACTTCGTGCCGTACGTGATTCTGCAGAACATGCCGGTGGACGTGATGTTTATTTGATTTTCGAACCGATGGCTGCGGCTATAGGAATCGGTATTGATGTTGAGGTCCCTGAAGGAAATATGATTGTTGATATAGGTGGTGGGTCTACTGAAATTGCGGTAATCTCTTTAGGCGGTATTGTTTCTAATAACTCCATTCGTATTGCTGGGGATGATTTAACTACAGATATTCAAGAATATATGAGCCGTCAACATAATGTGAAGGTGAGTGAGCGTATGGCGGAGCGTATTAAAATAAATGTTGGAGCTGCTCTTACTGAGTTAGGTGAAGATGCTCCGGAAGATTATATTGTACATGGACCGAACAGAATCACTGCTTTGCCAATGGAAGTTCCGGTTTGCTATCAGGAAGTAGCTCATTGTCTTGAGAAATCAATTTCGAAGATAGAGACGGCTATATTGAGTGCATTGGAAAATACTCCCCCTGAACTATATGCGGATATTGTGCATAATGGCATTTATCTTGCGGGCGGTGGTGCATTGCTTCGTGGATTAGATAAGCGTTTGACGGATAAAATAAATATTCCTTTTCATATTGCAGAAGATCCTCTTCATGCCGTGGCTAAAGGAACAGGTGTTGCATTGAAGAATGTAGATCGCTTCTCATTTTTAATGAGATAA
- the rodA gene encoding rod shape-determining protein RodA, translating to MVLRNNSLWKTIDWATICIYLLLITCGWFSVCGASYDYGDRDFLDFSTRAGKQLIWIVCSFGLGFVLLMLEDRLYDMFSYFIYLGMILLLIVTIFIAPDVKGSRSWLQLGPVSLQPAEFAKFATALALAKFMNSYSFNMKRSKYAFGMIALILLPMMLIILQKETGSALVYLAFFFMLYREGMPGVVLFSGVCAVLYFIVGIRFEQQLLDGTLAPIGTFSVLSMILFFAGVMVWTYLKKWTPARNILLGSTLVILVSFLISKYLFPINLVWVQLGVCGIVIGYLLFLSLKQRQRNYVYIALFALGSIGFLYSSNYVFNKVLEPHQQIRIKVLLGMEEDLTGAGYNVNQSKIAIGSGGITGKGFLNGTQTKLKYVPEQDTDFIFCTIGEEQGFIGSSAVLCLFLILILRLIVLAERQPSTFGRVYGYSVVSIFLFHVFINVGMVLGLTPVIGIPLPFFSYGGSSLWGFTLLLFIFIRIDAGRDRR from the coding sequence ATGGTTCTCAGAAATAATAGTCTTTGGAAAACAATTGATTGGGCAACAATCTGTATATACCTGCTTCTCATTACTTGCGGTTGGTTTAGTGTTTGTGGAGCTAGCTATGATTATGGTGATCGAGATTTCTTGGATTTCTCAACACGAGCAGGTAAGCAGCTAATTTGGATTGTTTGTTCTTTTGGACTTGGTTTTGTATTATTGATGCTTGAAGATCGGCTATATGATATGTTTTCTTACTTTATATATCTAGGCATGATTCTGTTGCTGATAGTCACGATCTTTATAGCTCCTGATGTGAAAGGTTCCCGATCATGGTTGCAGCTGGGGCCTGTGAGTTTGCAACCGGCTGAATTTGCGAAGTTTGCCACCGCATTGGCACTCGCTAAATTTATGAACTCTTATTCATTTAATATGAAAAGAAGCAAATATGCTTTTGGTATGATTGCGCTTATCTTACTTCCTATGATGCTTATCATTCTTCAAAAAGAAACCGGTTCTGCATTAGTATATCTTGCCTTTTTCTTTATGCTTTATCGAGAAGGTATGCCAGGAGTTGTGTTGTTTTCGGGAGTATGTGCTGTGCTTTATTTTATTGTCGGAATACGTTTTGAACAACAACTTTTAGATGGAACGCTTGCCCCAATTGGCACGTTTTCGGTACTTTCGATGATCTTGTTTTTTGCGGGTGTTATGGTCTGGACTTATTTGAAAAAGTGGACTCCTGCACGTAATATTCTTTTAGGAAGTACGCTTGTTATCCTTGTCTCTTTTTTGATCTCTAAATATCTCTTCCCTATAAATTTAGTTTGGGTTCAATTAGGAGTCTGTGGCATTGTTATAGGTTATTTATTGTTTTTATCTTTGAAACAGCGGCAGCGTAACTATGTTTATATCGCTTTGTTTGCGTTGGGGTCTATCGGCTTTTTATATTCTAGTAATTATGTTTTCAATAAAGTATTAGAACCTCATCAACAAATACGTATTAAAGTTCTTTTAGGTATGGAAGAGGACTTGACGGGTGCAGGTTACAATGTGAATCAATCGAAGATAGCTATTGGTTCAGGTGGAATTACCGGTAAAGGTTTTCTGAATGGGACGCAGACTAAGTTGAAGTACGTACCTGAGCAGGATACTGATTTTATATTCTGTACGATTGGTGAAGAACAAGGATTTATTGGCTCTTCCGCTGTTTTATGTTTGTTTCTAATTTTGATTCTGAGATTAATAGTGCTTGCCGAACGGCAACCTTCTACTTTTGGTAGGGTTTATGGTTATTCTGTAGTGAGCATCTTTTTATTTCATGTTTTTATAAATGTAGGGATGGTGCTTGGATTGACCCCTGTGATAGGGATTCCCTTGCCTTTTTTTAGTTATGGAGGTTCTTCTTTGTGGGGCTTTACCTTGCTACTTTTTATCTTCATACGTATTGATGCCGGGCGTGATCGTAGGTAG
- the purH gene encoding bifunctional phosphoribosylaminoimidazolecarboxamide formyltransferase/IMP cyclohydrolase, with protein sequence MSGSKKIKTALVSVYHKEGLDEIITKLHEDGVEFLSTGGTRQFIESLGFPCKAVEDLTSYPSILGGRVKTLHPKIFGGILCRRDLEQDIQQIEEYQIPEIDLVIVDLYPFEATVASGADEASIIEKIDIGGISLIRAAAKNYNDVIIVASQSQYKPLLDMLMEHGATSSLEERRWMAKEAFAVSSHYDSAIFNYFDGEEGSAFRCSANDEKTLRYGENPHQKGFFYGNLDAVFDQIHGKEVSYNNLLDINAAIELIDEFEDLTFAVLKHNNACGLASRSTVLEAWKDALAGDPVSAYGGVLITNAVIDKETAEEINKIFFEVIIAPDYDVDALEILGQKKNRIILVRKETKLPKKQFRSLLNGVLVQDKDLNIETSADLKVVTHKEPTQEEIADMLFANKIVKNSKSNAIVLAKGKQLFASGVGQTSRVDALKQAIDKAKAFGFDLSGAVMASDAFFPFPDCVEIAHKEGVTAVIQPGGSVRDQLSFDYCNEHDVVMATTGIRHFKH encoded by the coding sequence GTGCAAAGCGGTCGAAGATTTAACTTCTTATCCTTCTATCTTAGGAGGGAGAGTGAAAACTTTGCATCCTAAAATTTTTGGAGGAATACTTTGTCGCCGTGATTTGGAACAAGATATACAGCAGATCGAGGAGTATCAGATTCCTGAAATAGATCTTGTTATTGTTGATTTATATCCTTTTGAAGCAACAGTTGCTTCTGGAGCTGATGAGGCTTCGATAATAGAAAAAATAGATATAGGCGGAATCTCACTGATTCGTGCTGCCGCAAAGAACTATAATGATGTGATTATAGTGGCTTCTCAATCTCAATATAAACCATTGTTGGACATGCTTATGGAGCATGGAGCTACTTCTTCTTTGGAAGAACGTCGTTGGATGGCTAAAGAGGCATTTGCCGTGTCTTCTCATTATGATTCGGCTATATTCAACTATTTTGATGGTGAAGAAGGCTCTGCATTCCGTTGTTCTGCAAATGATGAGAAAACTCTTCGATATGGAGAGAACCCTCATCAGAAAGGTTTCTTCTATGGTAATTTAGATGCTGTATTTGATCAAATTCATGGTAAAGAGGTTTCCTATAATAACCTGCTTGACATTAATGCGGCTATTGAATTGATCGATGAGTTTGAAGACCTTACTTTTGCTGTCTTGAAACATAATAATGCTTGTGGGCTGGCTTCAAGATCTACTGTTCTTGAGGCTTGGAAAGATGCGCTTGCAGGTGATCCTGTTTCTGCTTATGGAGGTGTCCTAATTACGAATGCCGTTATTGATAAAGAGACTGCTGAAGAAATAAATAAGATATTCTTTGAGGTGATTATAGCTCCAGATTATGATGTAGATGCGTTGGAGATTTTGGGACAGAAGAAGAATCGTATAATTTTGGTTCGTAAAGAGACTAAGTTACCAAAAAAACAATTCCGTTCTTTGTTGAATGGTGTTTTAGTGCAAGACAAAGATCTTAATATTGAAACAAGTGCAGATTTGAAGGTAGTAACTCACAAGGAACCTACTCAAGAAGAAATTGCTGATATGTTATTTGCAAACAAAATTGTTAAGAACAGCAAATCAAATGCTATTGTGTTAGCGAAAGGAAAACAACTTTTTGCAAGCGGAGTAGGGCAGACTTCTCGTGTTGATGCATTGAAGCAGGCTATTGATAAAGCAAAAGCATTCGGATTTGATTTATCAGGAGCTGTGATGGCTTCTGATGCCTTTTTCCCATTCCCTGATTGTGTGGAGATTGCCCATAAAGAGGGAGTAACAGCTGTGATTCAGCCGGGTGGCTCTGTTAGAGATCAATTGTCATTTGATTATTGTAATGAACATGATGTAGTAATGGCTACAACTGGTATCCGTCACTTTAAACATTAA
- a CDS encoding DNA polymerase III subunit delta, which translates to MFFKDVIGQEEIKKKLIQEVNEGRIPHAQLICGPEGVGKLPLALAYARYISCAHPTAEDSCGTCPSCVKYNKLVHPDLHFMFPIVKSAKNKKDVCDDYISEWRQLVTSSPYFSLNHWLNEMQAENSQAIIYAKESDEILRKLSLKSSEGGFKISIIWLPEKLHQVCANKLLKLLEEPPEKTIFLLISENPEIILPTILSRTQRLNVPKIENDCIAHTLQMKYGVLETESVSIAHMANGNFIKALEAIHLNEDKQKFFDLFVSLMRLSYQKKIREMKLWSEQVASMGREKQKNFLEYCQRMIRENFIFNLKNKELNYMTANEENFASRFSPFVNERNVMGVMDELSEAQQHIEQNVNAKMVFFDFSLKMIVLLKQ; encoded by the coding sequence ATGTTTTTTAAGGATGTCATCGGACAAGAGGAAATAAAGAAAAAGCTCATACAAGAAGTAAATGAAGGACGTATCCCTCATGCTCAACTGATTTGTGGCCCTGAAGGAGTAGGCAAGCTACCTCTCGCGTTGGCCTATGCCCGCTATATAAGTTGCGCTCACCCCACAGCAGAAGATTCTTGTGGTACTTGCCCTTCATGCGTCAAATATAACAAACTGGTACATCCGGACTTACATTTCATGTTTCCGATCGTGAAAAGTGCCAAGAACAAAAAAGATGTCTGCGACGATTACATCAGTGAATGGAGACAATTAGTCACCTCCTCTCCCTATTTCAGCCTCAACCATTGGCTCAACGAAATGCAGGCAGAAAATTCTCAAGCAATTATTTACGCTAAAGAGAGTGATGAAATTTTAAGAAAGCTTAGCCTCAAATCGAGTGAAGGTGGTTTTAAAATCTCCATCATCTGGCTTCCTGAAAAACTACACCAGGTGTGCGCCAATAAGTTGCTGAAATTGCTTGAGGAACCACCGGAGAAAACAATATTTCTATTAATTTCGGAAAATCCGGAAATAATATTACCTACTATTCTCAGCCGTACGCAACGTTTAAATGTACCGAAAATAGAAAATGATTGCATCGCCCATACCTTGCAAATGAAATACGGAGTACTAGAAACTGAAAGCGTCTCTATCGCACACATGGCAAATGGTAATTTTATAAAAGCGCTTGAAGCCATACATCTTAATGAAGATAAACAGAAATTTTTCGACCTGTTCGTAAGCTTAATGCGACTATCTTATCAGAAAAAGATCAGAGAAATGAAATTATGGAGCGAACAAGTAGCAAGCATGGGAAGAGAAAAGCAAAAAAACTTTTTGGAATATTGCCAACGAATGATTAGAGAAAATTTTATCTTTAACCTGAAAAATAAAGAATTAAACTATATGACTGCTAACGAAGAGAATTTCGCAAGTCGTTTTTCTCCTTTCGTTAATGAACGAAATGTCATGGGTGTTATGGACGAACTAAGCGAAGCCCAGCAACATATAGAACAAAATGTGAACGCTAAAATGGTGTTTTTCGACTTTTCACTAAAGATGATCGTATTGTTGAAACAGTAA
- the mrdA gene encoding penicillin-binding protein 2, with protein MAKDYTLEKRKFVIGGIAVMVVLIYVLRLLFLQVMTDDYKKNADSNAFLKKIQYPSRGAIYDRDGNLLVFNQPSYDITIVPKEIENLDTLDLCETLNITRSYFVKRMADIANRRLNPGYSKYTHQLFMTQLSAEECGFFQEKLFKFSGFYIQRRTIRQYAYNVAAHALGDIGEVSERDIKADDYYTGGDYIGKQGVEKSYEKYLRGEKGVEVLLRDAHGRIQGHYMNKALDKRPIPGKDLTLGLDIDLQILAEKLMKGKKGSVVAIEPSTGEILCFVSAPSYDPSIMVGRQRGKSHHDLERNPLKPLFNRSLMAAYPPGSTFKPAQGLIFLQEGIVDANTQFPCYHGFVVPGLRVGCHSHPSPISFSNALSTSCNSYFCWGLYRMIDNKKYGSSAEALTVWKDYMVSMGFGYKLGVDLPGEKRGLIPNAEFYDKIYGHGRWGGLRIIHTAIGQGEILLTPVQMANLAATIANRGYFITPHIVKKIQDTPLDTLYRSRRYTNIDRKYYELVVKGMRGAVVGTPYGSTCRGINLPDIEVCGKTGTAQNRGKDHSIFMGFAPMNHPKIALSVYVENAGFGATWAVPIAALLVEKYINGSIAPERIARVDEISNTNLIQYGSQK; from the coding sequence ATGGCTAAAGATTATACTTTAGAAAAACGGAAATTTGTAATTGGCGGTATAGCTGTAATGGTTGTACTTATTTATGTGTTGCGTCTTCTTTTTCTACAAGTAATGACTGATGACTATAAGAAAAATGCTGATAGTAATGCTTTTTTGAAAAAGATTCAATACCCTTCTCGCGGTGCTATTTATGATAGAGATGGGAATCTATTAGTTTTCAATCAACCTTCGTATGATATCACCATTGTGCCTAAAGAAATAGAAAATTTGGACACTCTTGATCTTTGTGAAACGTTGAATATTACTCGTTCGTATTTCGTTAAAAGAATGGCTGATATAGCTAATCGAAGATTAAACCCCGGTTATTCGAAATATACGCATCAACTGTTTATGACACAGTTATCAGCGGAGGAATGTGGATTTTTTCAAGAAAAACTTTTTAAATTTTCAGGCTTTTATATACAGCGTCGCACTATTCGTCAATATGCCTATAATGTTGCTGCTCATGCTTTAGGTGATATTGGAGAAGTTTCGGAAAGAGATATTAAAGCAGATGATTATTACACAGGTGGAGATTATATCGGTAAACAAGGAGTCGAAAAATCGTATGAAAAGTATCTGCGTGGAGAGAAAGGGGTGGAAGTTCTTTTACGAGATGCTCATGGTCGTATTCAGGGGCACTATATGAATAAAGCGTTGGATAAAAGACCTATTCCGGGAAAGGATTTGACTCTTGGGCTTGATATTGATCTTCAGATACTTGCAGAGAAGCTGATGAAAGGGAAAAAAGGCAGTGTGGTGGCTATAGAACCCTCTACAGGAGAAATACTCTGCTTTGTCTCTGCCCCTTCATATGATCCGTCTATAATGGTAGGACGTCAGCGAGGCAAAAGTCATCACGATTTGGAAAGAAATCCTCTGAAGCCATTGTTTAACCGCTCTTTGATGGCTGCTTACCCTCCAGGGTCCACTTTTAAACCGGCTCAAGGACTTATTTTTCTGCAAGAAGGTATTGTAGATGCTAACACTCAATTTCCTTGTTATCATGGTTTTGTAGTTCCGGGCTTAAGAGTTGGTTGCCATTCTCATCCTTCACCAATTTCGTTTTCAAATGCTTTGTCAACATCTTGTAACTCTTATTTTTGTTGGGGACTTTATCGAATGATTGATAACAAGAAGTATGGTTCATCTGCTGAGGCACTTACTGTTTGGAAAGATTATATGGTTTCGATGGGATTTGGTTATAAGTTAGGAGTCGACTTACCCGGTGAAAAGCGAGGTTTGATACCGAATGCTGAATTTTATGATAAGATATATGGGCATGGGCGTTGGGGAGGTTTGAGAATCATTCATACGGCAATAGGGCAGGGTGAAATTTTGCTGACTCCTGTTCAGATGGCTAACTTGGCCGCTACTATTGCTAATAGGGGCTATTTCATTACCCCGCATATCGTGAAAAAGATTCAAGATACTCCGTTGGATACCCTTTATCGCTCCCGACGTTATACGAATATCGATCGTAAATATTATGAACTGGTGGTGAAGGGTATGCGAGGTGCGGTTGTAGGAACTCCCTATGGTTCTACTTGTCGGGGGATAAACTTACCTGATATTGAGGTTTGTGGTAAAACAGGTACTGCTCAGAACAGAGGAAAAGATCACTCTATTTTTATGGGATTTGCTCCAATGAATCATCCTAAAATAGCTCTTTCTGTATATGTCGAAAATGCGGGCTTTGGTGCAACTTGGGCGGTGCCTATTGCTGCTTTGTTGGTTGAAAAATATATTAATGGTTCAATCGCTCCTGAACGCATTGCTCGTGTTGATGAAATAAGTAATACAAACTTGATTCAGTATGGTTCTCAGAAATAA
- the metF gene encoding methylenetetrahydrofolate reductase [NAD(P)H] produces MKVIDLINANKKTAFSFEILPPLKGTGIEKLYQTIDTLREFDPKYINITTHRSEYVYKDLGNGLFQRNRLRRRPGTVAVAAAIQSKYNIRAVPHILCSGFTQEETEYVLLDLQFLGITDLLVLRGDKAKHESVFTPEGDGYFHAIELQEQINRFNRGEFTDGSEMKTMGTPFSYGVACYPEKHEEAPNIDEDIYWLKKKVEAGAEYAVTQLFYDNQKYFDFVDKVRKAGINIPIIPGIKPFKKLSQISMIPKTFKVDLPEELTKEALKCKNDQQTQQIGIEWCIKQCKELMAYGVPSIHFYTISAVDSIKEVAKVIY; encoded by the coding sequence ATGAAAGTGATTGATTTAATAAATGCCAATAAAAAAACAGCTTTTTCTTTTGAAATCCTGCCTCCGCTTAAAGGAACCGGAATAGAAAAGCTGTATCAAACCATAGATACTTTACGAGAATTCGACCCTAAATATATCAATATAACAACTCATCGGAGCGAGTACGTATACAAAGATTTAGGTAATGGTCTTTTTCAGCGCAACAGATTGCGGCGCAGACCGGGAACAGTTGCCGTAGCCGCGGCTATTCAGAGTAAATACAATATCAGGGCAGTTCCTCATATTTTATGCAGCGGTTTTACGCAAGAAGAAACGGAATACGTGCTGCTTGACTTACAATTTCTTGGTATCACAGATTTGTTAGTGCTCAGAGGTGACAAAGCCAAGCATGAATCGGTTTTCACCCCCGAAGGTGATGGCTATTTTCATGCCATCGAACTACAAGAACAAATCAATAGATTTAACCGTGGAGAGTTTACCGATGGTTCTGAGATGAAAACAATGGGAACGCCTTTCTCTTATGGTGTCGCTTGCTATCCGGAGAAACATGAAGAAGCGCCAAATATTGACGAAGATATTTATTGGCTAAAAAAGAAAGTAGAAGCCGGTGCCGAATATGCGGTCACTCAACTCTTCTACGACAATCAAAAATATTTCGACTTTGTGGATAAAGTTCGCAAGGCAGGTATTAATATCCCCATCATTCCAGGTATTAAACCATTCAAGAAGCTATCGCAAATCAGCATGATCCCAAAAACATTTAAAGTGGATTTACCTGAAGAGTTAACCAAGGAAGCCTTAAAATGTAAAAATGACCAACAAACCCAACAAATCGGCATAGAATGGTGCATTAAACAATGTAAAGAATTGATGGCATACGGTGTTCCTAGCATCCATTTTTATACTATATCTGCGGTGGATAGCATTAAAGAAGTTGCAAAAGTAATCTATTAG
- the mreD gene encoding rod shape-determining protein MreD: MVVSYIHKVLWFLGLALLQVLILNNVHIGGYATPFLYAYFILKFDTGVSRNELMLWGFFLGLTIDIFSNTPGMNTAATVLLAFVRPLLLRLFTPRDIQDSIAPSFRNMGNFSFTEYLITGVFIHHLALLTIEFFSFTSVSLLLLRVTLSALLSTVCIMAVEGIRK, from the coding sequence ATGGTTGTTAGTTATATACATAAAGTTTTATGGTTCTTGGGCTTAGCTTTGCTTCAGGTACTGATACTTAACAATGTTCATATAGGAGGTTATGCAACACCTTTCTTATATGCTTATTTTATATTGAAATTTGATACAGGGGTATCTCGCAATGAATTGATGTTATGGGGCTTCTTTTTAGGATTGACTATTGATATATTTTCTAATACTCCTGGAATGAATACGGCTGCAACTGTTCTTTTGGCTTTTGTTCGCCCATTGCTTTTACGGCTTTTTACTCCTCGTGATATTCAGGACAGTATTGCTCCTTCATTTAGAAATATGGGTAATTTCTCTTTTACAGAATATCTTATAACAGGTGTATTCATCCATCATTTAGCTCTCCTAACCATTGAGTTTTTCTCATTCACAAGTGTATCTCTTTTGCTTCTTCGAGTGACTCTTAGTGCGTTGTTAAGTACTGTATGTATTATGGCTGTTGAAGGAATAAGGAAATGA